The window ATCACTGCCAACTTAATGACTCCTGGTTCCTAGCATCACTGTCACTGTCACCATCCTCATCATCAGTGTGTGCTCACTCGGTGCCTGCATGTCAGCTGAGCATCAGGTTGCCCAGAATGAGCCAGGGACTCTTAATCTAAGGCTGGCTGCCCCACGAGAGATGGTGGAAAATACAACCCCACATCCAGAAGCGTCTGCCTGTGGAAACCCCGTAAACAATGCATTACTGAAACATCTCAGATAGAAATGCAGCTTTACAGACAATGTAAGTTGTCCGTTCAGCAGATAAACACAATCCCATCTTCAGTATTCTTGGGTGGCTTCACTCTGATTTATCCGTGAGAAATGCTAAACCAAGAGCCagctccccagcccctcctcccatgCTCAGGAGGCTATGTCCCCTTGTGTGTGCCTGAAATGTGACTGTTGGAGCCAACAGGGAGAGCAAAGCTCACCTGAAACCCACAACGTCCATCCTAGGATCAGGCATGCCACTCACTGGGCTGCAGAGGCACTCCATTTTGCCCTCACCTTCCTGTCCCAACAGTGTCCCTCTATGGCAGCTCTGGAGCACAGACCAGAGAGACTTGGTAAAATACTCTAATCCTGGGAACAAATGAGGCCATTAAAGTGGTCAGAGGTGCATGGCCAAAATGTACTGGAATCCTCTCATCTAAATCCCTTCAGTCACTTCCTGTGGGGATGCAATGTGAGGGCCCTGGTGATGCCGGCATTGTACGCACCGTCTCCTTACAAGAGGGGCCCCTACTGGGCTTCCAGGCATGGGGAGGTTTTCTCCCTGAGTCTGTGATGTGAGGGAGGTTTGGGGCGAATGAGGCCGTCAGAAGGAATCAGGAGCTCTGCCTTGGCCACCAAATGGCTACATGTTCTTATCCTTGGTGTCCTCACCTATATGGGCTCCTTCAGGTCTGAAAGACTGACTCTGCTCCTTCACTTGACTTCTCTGTCTCACGTACCCAGTCAGCAATGTTTGTGTGCGGACTATTTGTTCTGTGAATGTTCCTAAGATATGTATGTTTGTGTTTTGCATGTGTACACCTGTTGGATGTGTCTGAAGGACTTGActgtggaggggaggggctgtTCCATCGTGTTTCTCTTAAACACAAGTCTGAACGGAAAGAGCACCCCAATTTGCTGTTAAAATTGACTGAAGGAGACTTGAAGCTTGCCTGTCTCCTTGTACCAGGCTCTGCACCTGCCCATCAAATTTGGGCCTGAGTGAGATGCCTGGCTATATTGGTGGTGAAGGGAGCAGTCAGGTGAGGTCTGTCTATGTGCAAGAATATGTCCTATGTCTTGAATCGTGGCAGTTTCTTGAGACCAACTGGCACATTTAGTCCCTTTGGGGAGCATTATCGCCACTGAACGCAGGAACAAAGTGGTCTGTAAGGTGGAGGGTCTGACACTCCTGAAGGCAAGCTGGGTGGCACCTTAAAAACACCAAATACCAAGGAAGTCTGCTGCCTTGACATGAACAGTGAAGGTTGAAAAGTGGTTCTGGTTGGGAGTCTCGGGTGTCACCACAACGGAACTATCTTCTCTGTGCTCAGCCCTGAGGAGTTACAGCCCGGGAGGCCCGGGTTGACTGTGCCTCTGAACACCCTCCGCTGCTCTTCCACTTCCAGGGTGAGCTCCAGGAGGGAGGGACTGTGTCCGCCTTCCTCACGGCTCTACTGCCTGTGCCTAGAACAGTGAGCACCCAGCACACAGCAGTTGCTAATAAAAAGTTATTAACTATAGGTAGGACTCTCTAAGATAGTAGAATAGGGCAGTCTGGGAGGGACCTAGCTTTTGAGGAATCAGGGTAGGGTGGCTGAGGCCTGGCTCTGTGCAGCAGGCCAGCCTGCTCTAAGggtttctttaacctctttgtCTTGTGCAGCCTGCCATCCTCCGGCCCTGACCCGGTTGAAAGCCAGAACTCCTCGTCGCACCCCCACTCCCTCGGCCTTGATCGGCATACCTccatgcttccttctcctcctccaccacctccacagccctggttgccttgagagcCACTACAGCCAAAGGCCTCAGGGTCCCTCTGAGGGTGGGAGAGACCACCTTAAGCAGGATGGGCAGAAAACAAGGAAATCGGAGAGTCTGGCACTCCCAGCCTTGGGCACCAGGACACATATAATCGCTCTTGAATccaccacccccccaaaaaaaacctcaagaaaacTCCTCCCAGAAAGACCCAACCATACAAAGTTGGAGAGACTCGGGAGATTTGGAGACCAGAAAGGAATGCATAGCTCTTCTTTAAATTAGATAACTTGTGTCGAGTCAATTTCTGTCACAATTCTCTCTATGAACACCCTTAGCCCTCAGAGGTAAACTAACACTCAGACCACCAGAAACGCCAATGCAGGTGGGAAAATACACTGATGTGCCAGCCACACACAGGTGTTCTCAGGGAGCACGTGTGAAGGGGTCAGCGCCTGTGCACCGTGTCTCTAAAAAGGTTTCTTGGGGGTGAGTTCTAAGCAGAATTATAAGGGAggttaaaatcaaaacaaaaaacctgcctTGGCAGGAAGGAAGGTGTTCATAGTCTCGCAGTTTCGAAGTTTAAAGGGGGTAGTGACACAGGCTGTCAGGTCTAGGCATTCATGTAGACATCGTCCACTAGGGTAAAGGTCACAATGAAAGTCAAAGGTCACAAAAGAGGGAGTTAGGGAGAGCGGTAAAAGGCTTAGCTATTTCCATCTATCTCACAGAAGTCAGTGAGTGAGACAATCTAGCTTTGAAAACTTCAATCCAGGTAGAAaagttagagagaaggaaggaattagGCCACTCCAGACGAGAGGGGAAGGCTGAGAGAATGAAAAAGGATGAGACGGCAATGCCAGGAAACACAGCCCCCAAGAGAGGGGATGAGAATGAGAGAAATGACCTAGTAGGAAAGGCAAATGGGGCCAGTTCCACGCAGGAAGCTTGATGGGAGCAAGCTGTGGCGTTTCTATTCCCATAGGCATGCGCAGGAAGGTACTCCCTAGGCCTGGACACTTTGTTTCATGAGAAGCTCTAAGGGTTTAGTCAGCATGGCTTAGGAAACAGTGTTCCTTCTCCTGGGGAAAGATTATCATGCAAggaatacaaaaaacaaagacaatcaTTCTTCCCACCCCAGATGCACACACCACCCCAGCTAGGACCTGGAAGCCTCGGCCACCAGGTGGAATTGCGTGCTCCTCTCGTCTGTATCAACAAAAGCTATGACTCATACGTTCCCTGTGGAAACTGAGACTCTCAAATACTCTCCCAACGCAGGAGAGGCCCACCCCTGGCCTCAGCTCCAAGGAAGAAATAGCTCAAGCAACAGAGAACCACCACCCCAAGTGCCAAGCTGCCATTCCAGGCAGGGAAGTGACTGCCAGCCCATCAGTCACCGGGAGCCTCTGAAAGGGTACCTGGTGGCACTCCCGTTTCTCGTGAATATGGCTCTGCCTCTCATGAGCTAAGCAATGTCCCTCCGCTTAACTTATCATTCTGCTTAACTTGTCAGTCGGTTTCCTCATCCACAAGGGGAGACTGATCGCGTTTCAGTTCCTGTTTCACTCTGTCATCCTTCAAAACCACTGCAAGAAGCAAGTCAGCAAGATAAAAGAAGACCTTACATGTCTTTGTCTGACTCCCCCAGGGTAGAGATGAGGAGATGAGACACAGATAAGAGGGGAGTGAGGAGCCTTGTAGACTCTTCGGTGTTAGACAGGATGGGGGAGGTAGGGCACAGTTGCCGAGCCTACCaggtggaaaaagaaaatatcctctGCTTGGAGTTCTTTGAGGAAGGATGAAAGGGTGGGGACCCCTGGCCCTCCTAGGAGGGGGGGCCAGCCTGGGAGACTTCTGGGATAAAGCAGCCTCAAACAGAGCCGGGAGGTCGTGTTTTCATGTCTACCACCTCCTCAAAAATTACCTAATGGTCTCCAGTGTGGTCTTCCCACAGGACCATGAGTCCATTACAAAAGCAAAAGAACGTGTATTGTGCTTCTTTCAAACTTGCCTCAGGACGGACACACCGCTGGCACGTCACCTATACCTGCTTGATAGTGTCAGAAGGAGAGAAGACTCCACAAACATCTGCTCAGCACCTCCATGGCCGAGGCATCGGAAAACTGCCTTTTTTTACTCATCATAGACCCATCTTTACAGACAcccaaactgagactcagagttcATGACCGGCCCAAGGTCTCACAGTGAGTACATGGCAGGCCTGAGGATCAACCCTGTCACTCCACTCATAGATTCTCTCCACGGCAGACGGAGGGCCTGGTCGTTAAAGTCACACTGGATGGGGCAGACAGGACATACATGTGTGCGCACGTTCATGCTCTCGAAGACCCTGTGACCTGCACAGAGATGGAAGCTTAGGAGTAAAACAAAGGGGCAATAAAAACTGGGTGGATTCCTAAGCAAGACAAGTGTAGAGTAGGATTTTCAAGATCTGGAGGGACAGTTTGGTGGCAGGAGGGGGACAGGGCAATAATAACTGAGAAAATGCTCAGGGCTGGGAAGCACAGCTAAGGGATAGTAAGGAACAGGAAACAATAAATCACAGTCACTTGTAATGACACAAAATATTTGGACAAGAGGGAGTCAGTCCCAGACCTAAGAAAGTGGTTTAGAAATGAGGCAGTGTTTTTTGAGTCCATTATAAGATGCATGATTAGGACATGACTGAAAGCAATTAATGTGCTTCTCATTTGTTTGCTGATCAAGTTGCGACTGGAAAGGAGTTTTCACATGGGGGAGGAGTGCCAGGGAACCAACCCGTGGCTTGTACACCACTTCCAGAGGGGGGCTGAGTGTGAGCTCAGGGTTGGCAAGTGCCTAGGAGATGCCATCAGAGGCCGCCATCAGcactgctccacccctccccgtgtCCCATAAAAGCCAAGGGGCCTGGGGCTCCCCAGACACCCTGTCTTCTCTATCCCCCTTCACACGCACCCACATCAGGAGCTGTTCTCACTCCCCTTTCTCAGCTACCATGTCCAGGCAGTCCACCATCACTTTTCAGACCGGTAGATGCAGGGGCTTCAgcacagcctcagcctcagcctcccggCGACCTCGCTTCAGCTCCGTTTCTATGGCTCGCTCCACAGGGGGCAGTGGAGGGCTAGGAAGAATCAGTGGTCCTGGGACTGGCTTTGGAAGCCGCAGCCTCTACAACCTAGCGGGGACCAAGCAGGTCTCCATCAGTGGGAGTGGCAGCAACTTCCAAAGTGGCTTTGGTGGCAGGGCAAGCAGCGGGTGTGGGGTCAGCAGTGGATTTGGCTGTGGGAGTAAAGTGGGAGGGGGCTATGGCTTCCCCGCCTGCCCCCCTGGAGGCATCCAAGAAGTCACCATCAACCACAGTCTCCTGACTCCCCTCAATCTGCAAATCGACCCCACCATCCAGCGGGTGAGAACTGAGGAGCGGGAGCAGATCAAGACCCTCAACAACAAGTTCGCCTCCTTCATCGACAAGGTGAGCTGGAAGCTGCATCTGTTCCATTGGGTCGGGCTAGTGGGACCTCTTGGGGAGACCCTGGGACAGAGGGGAAGCAGCAGTGCAGCAGCCTCCCTAGGAAAGCACATCTGATTAACAGGCACCACTCAGGGAGGTGAGGTATTCGCAAGAGGGGCCAGCTTACCCCAGGGGACCTTCTGGAAATTTCTCCCTGTCCTCCTTGGGAGCCACATGGGCTTTTTCAGTCCACACCATGGAAAGTTAAGTTCCTCTCTACAAGAGAAGTTTCCCCTAAGCAAATTAACCTAACCCAGAGAAGGCATTGTTGAGACAGCCAATACAAGAATCAAGGTCTCCAAACTCCACTACACTATTACTATGGCAGTCCCTGAGAACTTTGGGGTAGCTTTCAGAGCTTTCTCATTTTGACTTGGAGTTGTCAATTAAATAGTTGACATACAGGTGTCAAGTGAAAAGTATACGTTTCTGCTTTCCTTTGTTAATTGGGGTGTCTGGCTCCAATTAATGTCTCAGGTCTTCCCTGTTTCTCAGGAcctcattctcttcttcctcatcatAGGTGCGCTTCCTGGAGCAGCAGAACAAGGTCCTGGAGACCAAGTGGACCCTGTTGCAGGAGCAGAGCACCAAGACCGTGAGGCAGAACCTGGAGCCCTTCTTTGATACCTACCTCAGTGAACTCCGCCGGCAGCTGGACAGTGTCACCACTGAAAGGGGCAGGCTGGACGCTGAGCTGAGGAACATGCAGGATGTTGTAGAAGATTTCAAAATCAGGTAAGTGGGAGATGGGCTTCTGGTCACACGCTGTCATTTCAGGACCCCTTTTTATGAATACCACAGAGATGCAAAGGAGCAGACACCCATTATCAGCCAGGACATTTGGAACTTGCAGTCATTATTCCATAAGATGAAGATAGCATGGTGGAGGTAACAGAGGGACTCTCACACCATGCATCGCTATGAACAAGAAGCCTATTATTCTTACCTGTCAACACGACCACAAAGGGATATCTATATCACCTAAGAGAATATTGTTACACTGGAAAGCATATTATTTTGATATTAGCATATTACTTAATTCCACTGGGCATGGGCTCTATTACTGCAATGGCTTGCATTCCCAGGATGCACACTAGACTAAAAGAAGGCAATCTGGTCTTCCTTAGAGAGGCAAAATTTGACTGGTGTCCATTCTGGCTGCAGTAGGCCAGAGATGTCCTGCATGAGGAGGTGGTCCTCGCTCGCCCCTTAGGTGCCTTACCCTCGGTTTCTGAGTTAGAGCTAGACCTACTTAATAAAGGCACACTGCCCAAATGGCTGTGCTGAGGGTCAGTGAAATTATACCAAAATCTACCAGGAACAATGTCTTGAACAAAGTTTACAGAAGGCACTTGaagcagcaatttttttttttaaagattttaattgtaCATCTCTAAGGAGATGGAGCTGcctaaatacaaatttttatttccataagtTTCACCCTCACCTACTaatcttacaaaagaagaaaggaaaaaaagttctggcagaagaaattattctccttttataaagggagaaatagagatTAAGtaaatcacccaaagtcaaacacaGGTCAGCAGAAGAGCTGAAGGGGATGAGAGGTCTCTTGACTCTTGCTGTACCAGCACCCTCCTGCTCAGCCTGGGAAGGCTCCCTCAAAACCTGGCTCAACAGCACGCCCCTCTCCTTTGCTCACAGGTATGAGGATGAAATTAACAAGCGCACTGCAGCTGAGAATGAGTTTGTGGCCTTGAAGAAGGTGGGTGGAAATGTCTCTCAAAGGAGAAGATTCAAAATTGAATCTTggagcctgaccggtggtagcACAGtcaatagagcatcaacttgggacactgagatcccaggttcaaaaccttgagatcactagcttgagtgtgggctcatctgacttgagtgcagaattgccggcttgagcccaaggtcattggcttgaacaaggggtcattcactcaaCTGAcaccccccaggcaaggcacatatgagaagtaatcaatgaacaactaaaagtgatccaactacaagttgatgcttctcatttccatctcttcctgtctctctccctctctttctttctctctctctctctctcaaaaacaacaacaaaaactgaatCTTGGAGTGTAGTGTAATCCAATCCTAGGGCCACCCAAGAAATGTCTCATGACTTGGAAAATATCTGGAGAACTCAAACCTGCCAAAATGCTCCCTGTATTTATGGCCCCGTGCCCCTACTTCCTGTATTTATGGCCCCATGCCCCTACTCCCTGTATTTATGGCCCCGTGCCCCTACTTAGCGTTTTGTTAGCTCATGGAACTCAAGCCTCCAGTTCTTAGTAATCACCCCATCAATCCCCAACCCCAGATGCAGAGTTTGCTAAAATCCAACCTCAAAGGGCCAGAGAGAAATCTGCTCAGCTCCTCTTGGACTTGCTGCATGTGGCTAGGGTCTCAGAGGAGCATCTTGTGCTGTTGTTCCAGGATGTGGACACTTCCTACATGAACAAGGTGGAGCTGGAGGCCAAGGTCAGCTGTATTACTGACGAGGTCAACTTCTTACGGATGCTCTATGAGGAAGTAAGAGACTGAAAATGTTTTTATCCCTCCTAGGACTGGCCCCTGGAAAAAGAGCACCATCCCCATGGTGTCTCCACACAGCATTGTGCCCCTGATGCTCCCACCTAGGGTTTTAAAGGTCAGGAACTCAGGAGAACTGCTTGAAATCTTGCCACACTAAACCATATTCCAGCTGTGAGGcttaccccccccccaattccaGATCAAGGAAGGAATGCTGATTCTTCAATCCCAGGTCACTTGGTAACATTCCCAAGAGATCAAGACCCACCTCTCCATTTCCCCTCCCAGGAAAGTCCAAAAGGCAAACTGTGCCTCAGTTCATTAGTCAGCTTCCTGGCCTCTGAAGACACTTTATTCTGGTCACTGCCACTCTGAAAGCAGAGACCTGAGCCtgtgaggagggagaagaagcagagagggaTAAAGACATACTATGCAGGGGGCAGAGGGTCCTAAAAAGCATCTTATCCTAAGAAACCTTTTATGCCAGCACGTGACTGAACATACATCATATTCACCTGCTTGTAATTGGGATTAGAAAACACTGACACACCCTTCATAGCCAAGAGAGCCCACAAATGAAAGTCTCAAGAAGTGATACTGGGGACACACTCTGTCACACTGATCTATGTATGGCCCAGACACCTCTCACGGGTTGGCATGGAACACTGTAAATTCTGGAAGTGCCCAGAGAATAAGCAGAAGACTTCCTGCCAGGAATGCCGATGGAGGGCTTCCTGACCTAGGTGGTTGGCCAACCGCATGATTTCAAGTTCCCTTCTTTTTATGCCTTGATGACACTGAGTTTACTGGCTCTGCAGGAGCTGTCCCAAATGCAGACCCAGGTCACTGACACATCTGTGGTCCTGTCGATGGACAACAACCGCAGCCTGGACCTGAACAGCATCATCGCCGAGGTCAAAGCACAGTATGAAGACATTGCCAACCGCAGCCGGGCTGAGGCCGAGTCTTGGTACCAGACCAAGGTCAGTGTGGGCAACTCCATGATAGGGTTCAGGGCTAGTGTTCTCGGAAGCTCCAAACCATCATTTCACTACTAGCCACAAACTTCCAGAAACATGTGAGTATTTCTATCTCTTTCAACTTGACAGAAGCATCTTTGATACTATGAAAACTTATCTTGAAAATGCATATGGAAAGCCAACCATGGGCATTATTATGTGGTCACGCAATGTTTGGTGTTCAGGACAGCCACCCTCCCCACGTCACTTATGATCTGGTTGGAGACTGATGGAGACTCCAAACTTCTAAGAAACAGCCATAAAGCTGTTTCTAAAGGGCTTATTTATTCAGTACATGTTTATAGAGCTCCTACTATATGCCAAGTAGGTTACAGAGTTGCAAATAAATAAACTGCAAACAGAACACAAGATCTGGGAGGCCGTGAAGTGAATGGACAGTTTTGGAAGGGAAAAAGACAACATTAACAAATAGCTTCCAAGAAGAGGTGAGTTTTCGGTCAACTTTAGAAGCAGTGAGACACAAAAGAGTGCCAAGAAGGGAGTGGTGTTCAAGGCTGAGCAAGAAGTTCTGTGGGGCTGGAAGGCAGAAATTAGCACTTTGCTGAGCAAAAGAGTTTGTATCTGAAAGAGGGAGGTCAGGACAACCAGAGAGAGCCACAGTCCAAATAGCCAGAAGAAGGAGTGGCTTGGAGGGGTATATAGGCAGGACAGTTCAACCCATGAAATAAGCTCCCTGCCAAATCAAGATGCTTCTCACAGGTAGCTGCTCAACTACAAGCTGGTTCTTATCCCGTGCCCGCTCTGTGCCTTCATGCCTTAGTTCCTACACTGTAAGGCAGTGGGAAGAAAGAGGGTGTCAGCTCACAGGGGTGCACCAAGCAGGGGCAAGCCCTTGACAGTGAGTGGAGGTGCAACCTCATCCCCAAGTGGAGTCGTTGAAATTTATAGCAAGTGATTTCTTTTGTTGGTGACACTGTTGTTCCTTTAACCATGTGTGTCTAGAAACAGGAGCTGAGCTATTCAGCACTCTCAAAACCTGGCAGATACTTGCTCAGGCAGAAGCCCTCACTCCAGGCTGCTAGAGGGAACAGGGtgcatttatttttcctaaatgaATGGGTCCTGGATGTGCCCCTAGATGCGATGGAGAGCTGCCCGAGATGGAGAATTCTGTTACCAAGTCTTCAGAAGTGAGCCCTCTATTGCTGCGGCTTCATCCAACACCATTTCCTTGCACCTCATCCTGTTTCCCCAGCATTGATGTCTGGAGGGCTACCAAAACTCATGATCACAGTCAGTCTGGATGTATGTCCTGGGACTAGGAACTCCTCAAGGACAGTGACCAAGTGCCCTCTCATTCCTAGAGCTCACCATGCTCCTTACTGCCCCAGGGTCCTCACGCAGGTGCTTTCCCCTGTCTGGAGTGGTCTCTCCCCAGCTGGTCACTTAGCTCACTCCCCCCCATCCTTCAGGGCACAGTCCAAGTATCTTACTCTCTGGAAAGACTTCCCTGAGCATCACCCCCATTTCCATACCTACATCAGCTTCCTTTATTACACTTGCAGGACTCTATTTATTTCCTAAGGGGCACTTATCTCAGTTTGGATCCATAGGTTCAATAATATGTTGATTTGATTAATGTCTATCTCCCCCAATAAACCACAGGCAAGGAGTCTACGTTCTTCATGATATTCCCTGAGCTTAGTATGTGCCCATGAAGTGGATGTGCTCAAGAAATGTCAACTGAGTAAATGAACGAGGGGATGTGTGAATGATCAGTGACAGGATGGGCCCGCTGTGGACTGAGGGCCAGGCTATGCACACAGGGAGTGCGCCCCACCCAGGTGTTTGACAAGTTGACTGATTCTGTTCTGGCCCCTTCAGTATGAGGAGCTGCAGGTCACAGCAGGCAGACATGGCGATGATCTTCGGAACACCAAACAAGAGATCTCTGAGATGAATCGGATGATCCAGAGGCTGCGAGCCGAGATCGACAACATGAAAAAGCAGGTAAAGTTCTGGCAGGGCCACGAGCTCTCTGCACACTCATTTCCTCTGGGCCATTCTGCCATGCATACAGAACTTTAACCAAGAAGCACCACatgcccagaggttgccagcaaGGCTCATGGCTTCTTCCTTTCCTCACAGTGTTCCAGCCTGCAAATGGCCATCGCTGATGCCGAACAGCGTGGAGAACTGGCCCTCAAGGATGCGCGAGCCAAGCTGGTGGACCTGGAGGAGGCTCTGCAGAAGGCCAAGCAGGACATGGCCCGGCTGCTGCGGGAGTACCAGGAGCTGATGAATGTCAAGTTGGCCCTAGATGTGGAGATCGCCACCTACCGCAAGCTGCTGGAAGGCGAGGAGTGCAGGTGAGGGCACAGGCAGTAACTCCGTCCCAGCTACCTGACCATTCCTAGGGGCTCAGGTTGCTGCATCCCCCTCCTCACCTGGAAAAGAGAGCAAACTGCAGGTGGAACTGGGTTATGACAAAGAATAGAGGTGCAATTTCTTCCAGGTTAGTAAATCATTATCAGATTCCCATGTTTGAAGTACAACTACTTTTAGAACCCCATAGAAGTCTAGGACCTAATCAGGTCTAAGTAATCAAATTTCATCAAAGGAGAAATCTGGTTCCATGGCAGGACTGGATATGTGGCATGAAAGGTTCTGGACTGAGAATAAATTGTCCTAGGATTTAGGCTTACATGCCTGCTACTAACAGGCTGTGTAACCAGAGGAAGGTCGGTATCCCCTCACTGGCCCTGATTTTCTTCAATGGCAGAATAAAGTCCAGGTCACATGATCTGACTCAGTAGGAGCTTTGTGTTCTGCCaattaccagctgtgtgacccagaACAGATTACTTAACCTCTCCATTCTTCAGAGTCCTCACTTGAAAAATGGGGATAACCATAGTTCCCAGCTCATATATTTGTAGAGAGACTCTACATGAAACTCTGAAAACAATGCATGATTTACAAAAAGTGTTCATTAAGTGATAGTTATCATTCAGTTTAGAGGCCAAAGACATGGTCAAGTGAACCCGGCTTCCAATCCAACTTTGTGACCATGGGCAAATTaattaacctttctgagcttctATTTCTCCGTGTGTAAAACTgagataataatacctacttAATGGGGTTGTTGAGACAATCAAGTGACATAACATAAGGAACAGGTACCCAATAGTTGTTAGCTCTTTTAGTGTTCTAGGTGTGTATTTATAAATGAATGCCAGTTCTATCCTCAAGATGCTAAAACAAAACTACTCTAGTTGCCCCCACGATAATAGACTGATTATTGCTAGTGTTATGTTTATGACTCAGATGCCTCTCCACACCTATAATAAATTCAGCACTGCCCAGTGCATGACAATAGCCCATTGTTGAGAGAGAACACTGTTTGTTCCATGACAAGCCCTGCCTTTTCAATGGACACCAGTGTATGATTAGCTTTGATTTTCATAAGGTGTCTacttagattaaaataaaaatgtgtttctggTATTATAGGTTTTACTCCTATGAGCCTCAAACGCCACATTATTTCattcactaaattattttttaatactactAGTATGTAGATAATTTCAACCTCCATTATTtctgcaataaaaaatttttgatacatttaaaacaattataaaaatgtcatttcataTGCCCACAATCTTCTAGACACAATAgtaacctccttctctcccctcctctcaatcaGGCTGAATGGAGAGGGCATTTCTCCAGTTAATATCTGTGAGTATGAC is drawn from Saccopteryx leptura isolate mSacLep1 chromosome 1, mSacLep1_pri_phased_curated, whole genome shotgun sequence and contains these coding sequences:
- the KRT75 gene encoding keratin, type II cytoskeletal 75, which produces MSRQSTITFQTGRCRGFSTASASASRRPRFSSVSMARSTGGSGGLGRISGPGTGFGSRSLYNLAGTKQVSISGSGSNFQSGFGGRASSGCGVSSGFGCGSKVGGGYGFPACPPGGIQEVTINHSLLTPLNLQIDPTIQRVRTEEREQIKTLNNKFASFIDKVRFLEQQNKVLETKWTLLQEQSTKTVRQNLEPFFDTYLSELRRQLDSVTTERGRLDAELRNMQDVVEDFKIRYEDEINKRTAAENEFVALKKDVDTSYMNKVELEAKVSCITDEVNFLRMLYEEELSQMQTQVTDTSVVLSMDNNRSLDLNSIIAEVKAQYEDIANRSRAEAESWYQTKYEELQVTAGRHGDDLRNTKQEISEMNRMIQRLRAEIDNMKKQCSSLQMAIADAEQRGELALKDARAKLVDLEEALQKAKQDMARLLREYQELMNVKLALDVEIATYRKLLEGEECRLNGEGISPVNISVVTSTVSSGYGSGSFGLGGGSGYSFTNSGGHSLGMGQGASCFSASSNRGLKGNGSGVKFVSTTSSSRKSYKH